One genomic segment of Rhodohalobacter mucosus includes these proteins:
- a CDS encoding nuclear transport factor 2 family protein: MKQDSEKNKQNAISFYRTAYMGKPEKAVELYVGADYIQHNPLIGNGKKAFIAYFEKMAKEYPNKEIEFLRAVAEDDLVAVHTHQTWPNDEEYVTMDFFRFDENGKIVEHWDSIQVVPDETKSGNPMY, translated from the coding sequence ATGAAACAAGATTCCGAAAAGAACAAACAGAATGCTATTTCCTTTTATCGCACCGCCTACATGGGTAAACCTGAAAAGGCTGTTGAATTGTATGTGGGTGCTGACTACATCCAGCACAACCCTCTAATAGGCAACGGTAAAAAAGCATTTATTGCCTATTTCGAAAAAATGGCAAAAGAGTATCCGAATAAGGAGATTGAATTCCTGAGAGCAGTGGCAGAAGATGATTTAGTAGCAGTCCATACCCATCAAACCTGGCCGAATGATGAAGAGTATGTAACGATGGATTTCTTTCGCTTTGATGAGAATGGAAAAATCGTTGAACATTGGGATTCGATTCAAGTGGTACCTGATGAAACGAAGAGTGGAAATCCAATGTACTGA
- a CDS encoding carbonic anhydrase, with the protein MPKTANNLLSANRLWAEKIKKHDPDYFSNLSRSQSPDVLWIGCSDSRVPATQIVNAEPGSIFVHRNIANLVLHSDINCQSVIQYSVQVLRVRHIIVCGHYGCGGVQAALGKDRLGLIDNWLSNIKTIYVGHRDEIDSIEDETDRAKRLVELNVKSQVKHVKENPFVQHEWATHRDLWVHGWVYDLSTGLINDLNITSGQETYIDAYS; encoded by the coding sequence ATGCCAAAAACTGCGAATAATCTTTTATCTGCGAACCGGCTATGGGCAGAAAAAATCAAAAAACACGACCCGGATTACTTTTCCAATCTTTCACGGTCGCAGTCTCCTGATGTTCTCTGGATTGGATGTTCTGACAGCCGTGTTCCCGCAACCCAGATCGTAAATGCTGAACCCGGTTCTATTTTTGTACACCGAAATATTGCGAACCTGGTTCTTCACAGTGATATCAATTGTCAGTCGGTCATTCAATATTCGGTTCAGGTGCTCAGGGTTCGGCATATTATTGTTTGCGGGCACTACGGATGCGGTGGTGTGCAGGCAGCACTTGGAAAAGACAGGCTGGGGCTGATCGATAACTGGCTCAGTAATATCAAAACAATCTATGTTGGGCACAGGGATGAAATCGATTCAATTGAAGATGAAACAGACCGGGCCAAACGGCTCGTTGAGCTGAATGTGAAAAGCCAGGTAAAACATGTGAAGGAGAACCCGTTTGTGCAGCATGAATGGGCAACGCATCGCGACCTTTGGGTGCACGGTTGGGTCTATGACCTGAGTACAGGCCTTATCAATGACCTCAACATTACCAGCGGACAGGAAACCTACATAGACGCTTACTCCTGA
- a CDS encoding pseudouridine synthase: MQKKKRRPTPDSRKRNTRGNRSGGNEEKPNRRKRPSKSYGRKAKKADSSPQKSNRADQKPYLKDEIRINKYIAHAGLCSRRDADLLIEEGKVFLNDRQVKEPGIKVKPSDKVVADGQRLTLEPFVYILLNKGKDTISTTSDEKDRNTVLDAVEDATGYRVYPVGRLDRNTMGLLILTNDGDLAHRLMHPSYRVKKTYEVTSDRLLSDEELEKMQSGIELDDGPVKPAKVKRDLLRPDTIEISVFEGRNHLIRRIIGYFGADVVKLKRTRYAGLTDADLKVGRWRYLRQKEINDLRKLVKLDTLDFNKQEA, from the coding sequence ATGCAAAAGAAAAAAAGAAGACCTACACCGGATTCACGCAAGAGAAATACGCGCGGCAATCGAAGCGGTGGAAATGAGGAAAAACCGAACAGGCGAAAGCGGCCATCAAAATCTTATGGACGCAAAGCCAAAAAAGCGGACTCATCTCCCCAAAAATCGAATCGTGCCGATCAAAAGCCCTATTTGAAAGATGAAATTCGTATTAATAAATATATTGCGCATGCGGGGCTCTGTTCCCGAAGAGACGCTGATCTTCTGATTGAGGAAGGAAAGGTTTTTTTGAATGACAGGCAGGTAAAAGAGCCCGGAATCAAAGTAAAACCTTCCGATAAAGTGGTGGCAGACGGCCAGCGGCTTACACTTGAACCATTTGTCTATATTCTGCTGAATAAGGGAAAAGATACCATAAGCACCACAAGTGATGAAAAAGACCGAAATACGGTTCTGGATGCCGTAGAAGATGCAACCGGTTACCGGGTCTATCCCGTAGGAAGGCTGGACCGCAATACGATGGGCCTTCTTATCCTGACAAATGACGGGGATCTTGCCCACAGGCTTATGCATCCCAGTTACAGGGTGAAAAAGACCTATGAGGTAACGAGCGACAGATTACTGAGTGATGAAGAACTGGAAAAGATGCAGTCGGGAATCGAGCTGGACGACGGTCCCGTAAAACCTGCAAAGGTAAAACGCGATCTGCTCAGGCCCGACACTATTGAGATATCTGTTTTTGAAGGCAGAAATCATCTTATACGGCGAATAATCGGCTATTTTGGTGCAGATGTTGTAAAACTTAAACGCACGCGGTATGCGGGGCTTACTGATGCGGACCTGAAGGTGGGGCGCTGGAGATATTTGCGGCAGAAGGAGATCAATGACCTGAGAAAACTCGTAAAACTGGATACACTCGACTTTAACAAACAGGAAGCATGA
- a CDS encoding alpha/beta hydrolase family protein: MSYTSVLKKTGSVPSRENLPIYYDLYAPVNSPGSVLPVVLFIHGFKGFKDWGAFPDACEEFARAGFAIVAINLSRNGVGKGMTDFDEPELFAGQTLTGDLEDIGTVIEAIKTREISSDKFTLDTDRIAIIGHSRGGYTAVAAAAEYSEIQCLVTWNAVADYNKRWTEEMIGDWTKKGYTEIKNARTGQTMRMDKVVYEDAVQNAGRLTALTRIQELHIPSLFIAAKDDEAVPGTDTEQLFRQSPSDDKEIRIIQDTGHTFGVSHPFEEDDFPEPFSEVIDLTEGWLLEYLK, encoded by the coding sequence ATGAGTTACACAAGCGTACTAAAAAAAACCGGATCCGTACCGTCACGCGAAAACCTGCCCATTTATTATGATCTATATGCCCCGGTAAACAGTCCCGGATCTGTTTTGCCGGTAGTGCTGTTTATACACGGTTTTAAAGGGTTCAAAGACTGGGGAGCTTTTCCCGATGCCTGTGAAGAGTTTGCAAGGGCAGGATTTGCAATAGTTGCCATTAACCTGTCACGCAACGGGGTAGGAAAAGGAATGACAGACTTTGATGAACCGGAACTATTTGCAGGCCAGACGCTGACCGGCGACCTGGAAGATATCGGTACGGTAATCGAAGCCATTAAAACGCGCGAGATAAGCAGCGATAAATTTACGCTCGACACAGACCGGATTGCAATCATAGGTCACTCCCGGGGCGGCTACACAGCCGTTGCAGCCGCTGCAGAGTACTCAGAGATCCAGTGTTTGGTAACCTGGAATGCAGTAGCTGATTACAATAAACGATGGACTGAGGAGATGATCGGTGACTGGACAAAGAAAGGATATACAGAGATCAAAAATGCGAGGACCGGTCAAACCATGAGAATGGATAAAGTGGTTTACGAGGATGCCGTCCAAAATGCAGGTCGCCTGACGGCGCTTACCCGTATTCAGGAGCTTCACATACCATCCCTGTTCATTGCGGCAAAAGACGACGAAGCGGTGCCCGGTACCGATACAGAGCAACTCTTCAGGCAATCACCCTCCGACGACAAGGAGATTCGCATTATTCAGGATACGGGACATACCTTTGGCGTTTCTCATCCGTTTGAAGAAGACGACTTCCCCGAACCTTTTTCCGAGGTAATCGACCTTACGGAGGGATGGTTGCTGGAATACCTCAAGTAA
- a CDS encoding efflux RND transporter permease subunit produces MHKLIRFFRPIVRYNVSHPYLVVTFSIILAAVAAIFASRLTVDTDIANLLPESNENVQALRELEQTAGGETPMQVAIKSPDFEANIRFAERLVQESLNMEYSRTGNPFFNRADLRRETDVLKDNALYLATIEELQEIERYLENEIETAREEANPFLVDFFDDFEEEGDSDEPEIDDFRESYDEFIPSEYPVNDDSTLVVFDLYPAGSKSDIRYLEDLFSSYESLVERLDPESYHPEMEVQYGGRLKRHLNEFQSIMNDVFNSFGLGISGVILLVMLYFFIKKYLNYQQADEKYRKHSFLGHVLRMPVPVLVIGIPLLISLMWTFGITYFYLGLLNTMTSVLFVILFGLGIDYGIHYYARYIEYRSDGVTIEDSVIAAYEKTGSAIIVSALTTASALFVLMFADFRGFSEFGFISGIGILFAVSCMLFILPALLVIFERWNWILLNPKSEDYESRALIKRYPYARTVVTAGVLVSAVVLFFSTNLRFEYNFSNLEPTFPEYEQFKEFSSGVDESTRSNPAYIIAENDQDVFRLLEEIREIKNENPDTMIDEVEALQERFPPNNEMAQEKLGYIAEIRELLQNDFIRDQQDENLDILRRGSQTKEPLDENRIPDYLKNRFMTREGEIGRFVIIYPKSGLSDGLKSIAFKEEVGEVVLDNGREYHAASTSIVAATMLDLMRTESPYMVTATFIIVFLFIWISFGHIRWTMIALIPLIVGLLWLFGIQLLFGLKFNFYNLVVLPAILGIGCDNGVHLAHRYRDEGRKSMWNVLSSTGQHISIGSFTTMMGFAGLLFTSHPGLQSIGIMATIGIGMTLLSALTFLPAMVQFLEDRGWIHD; encoded by the coding sequence ATGCACAAACTAATCCGGTTTTTCAGGCCAATTGTTCGGTACAATGTGAGCCACCCCTACCTGGTTGTTACTTTTTCTATTATTCTGGCAGCTGTTGCGGCTATTTTTGCTTCCCGTTTAACTGTAGATACGGACATTGCAAACCTGCTTCCCGAATCGAATGAGAATGTGCAGGCACTCCGGGAGCTGGAACAGACTGCAGGCGGTGAAACACCGATGCAGGTTGCAATCAAGTCACCCGATTTTGAGGCCAATATCCGGTTTGCTGAAAGGTTGGTGCAGGAAAGCCTGAATATGGAGTATTCAAGAACGGGCAATCCTTTTTTTAACCGGGCTGATCTCAGGCGGGAAACAGATGTTTTGAAAGATAACGCACTCTACCTGGCTACAATCGAGGAACTTCAGGAGATCGAACGGTATCTGGAGAACGAAATTGAAACGGCTCGCGAGGAAGCCAATCCCTTCCTGGTAGACTTTTTTGATGATTTTGAAGAAGAGGGGGATAGCGATGAGCCGGAGATAGATGACTTCCGGGAAAGTTACGATGAATTTATCCCCTCGGAATACCCTGTAAATGATGACAGCACGCTAGTCGTTTTCGACCTCTACCCGGCCGGTTCAAAAAGCGATATCCGCTACCTGGAAGACCTATTCAGCAGCTATGAGTCATTGGTTGAACGGCTGGACCCTGAATCCTACCACCCGGAGATGGAGGTTCAGTACGGCGGAAGGCTTAAACGGCATCTGAATGAGTTCCAGTCAATAATGAATGATGTTTTCAACAGCTTCGGCCTTGGAATATCGGGCGTTATACTGCTGGTTATGCTCTACTTTTTCATCAAAAAATATCTCAATTATCAGCAGGCAGATGAGAAATACAGAAAGCACTCTTTCCTGGGACACGTTTTAAGAATGCCGGTGCCTGTACTTGTAATTGGCATCCCGCTTCTGATTAGCCTGATGTGGACATTCGGAATCACCTATTTCTACCTTGGCCTTTTGAATACAATGACCTCCGTACTTTTTGTGATCCTGTTCGGGCTTGGCATCGACTACGGTATTCACTATTACGCGCGCTACATTGAGTACAGATCGGACGGTGTGACGATAGAAGACAGCGTGATCGCAGCCTATGAGAAAACCGGATCCGCAATCATCGTTTCAGCGCTTACTACGGCATCGGCACTGTTTGTGCTCATGTTTGCAGACTTCAGGGGATTCTCCGAATTCGGGTTTATTTCGGGCATCGGGATCCTTTTTGCGGTATCCTGCATGCTTTTTATACTGCCTGCACTACTGGTGATTTTTGAACGATGGAACTGGATTCTTCTGAATCCAAAATCAGAGGACTACGAGTCCAGGGCATTAATCAAACGCTACCCGTATGCCCGTACGGTGGTAACGGCAGGGGTTCTGGTGTCGGCGGTTGTACTGTTCTTTTCGACCAACCTCAGGTTTGAATATAACTTCTCGAATCTTGAGCCTACATTTCCCGAATATGAGCAATTCAAAGAGTTTTCAAGCGGAGTGGATGAGAGTACCCGCAGCAATCCTGCATATATCATTGCTGAGAATGATCAGGATGTTTTTCGGCTGCTGGAGGAGATCCGCGAGATAAAAAATGAAAATCCTGACACAATGATTGATGAGGTGGAGGCACTTCAGGAACGATTTCCGCCAAACAACGAGATGGCTCAGGAAAAACTGGGATACATAGCAGAAATCAGGGAGTTGCTTCAAAACGACTTTATCCGGGATCAGCAGGACGAAAATCTGGATATACTCAGAAGAGGTTCACAGACAAAAGAACCGCTGGATGAAAACCGGATACCTGACTATCTGAAAAACCGGTTTATGACCCGCGAAGGGGAGATCGGCCGCTTTGTCATTATATATCCCAAATCGGGTTTGTCGGACGGACTTAAATCGATAGCCTTCAAAGAGGAGGTGGGTGAAGTTGTTCTGGATAACGGCCGTGAGTATCACGCGGCCAGTACATCCATTGTAGCAGCCACCATGCTTGATCTGATGCGCACCGAAAGTCCGTATATGGTTACGGCTACGTTCATCATTGTGTTTCTGTTTATCTGGATATCGTTCGGGCATATCAGGTGGACAATGATTGCCCTGATTCCTCTGATCGTCGGGCTTCTCTGGCTTTTCGGGATACAGCTGCTGTTCGGCCTGAAATTCAATTTTTATAATCTGGTTGTGCTTCCCGCCATTTTGGGAATTGGCTGCGATAACGGGGTACACCTTGCACACAGATACCGTGACGAGGGACGAAAAAGCATGTGGAACGTACTTTCAAGTACGGGGCAGCATATCAGTATCGGTTCGTTTACCACAATGATGGGTTTTGCGGGATTGTTGTTTACAAGTCATCCCGGTCTGCAATCGATAGGAATTATGGCTACAATCGGTATCGGTATGACCCTTCTTTCCGCCCTTACTTTTCTGCCTGCCATGGTGCAGTTTTTGGAAGACCGCGGCTGGATACATGATTAG
- the recO gene encoding DNA repair protein RecO: MITKTEAIVLRSVDFQESSLIVTLFTRKHGKVAVIAKGARRPKSKLAAFFVPGQILEAVIFMKETREVQTLSDVSYLLKLDNLRTDLEKMALSVTALELTSQIIHSHEPNEDLFQLLVKMLSWINDREHVSRIMFPYLQIRLADAAGVGLQPDTTISNDSGTESGSGYMNIESGTISEIAEGSESIRLTPLQFAFVRESLHSMNSGIFTLKLSQSELSELIEYLDRYFRYHFEGTRPRKSDAIFEQILKN, translated from the coding sequence ATGATCACGAAAACCGAAGCCATTGTTTTAAGGTCTGTCGACTTTCAGGAGTCGAGCCTGATCGTGACACTTTTTACCCGAAAGCATGGTAAAGTTGCGGTTATTGCAAAGGGAGCAAGGCGTCCAAAAAGTAAACTGGCTGCTTTTTTTGTGCCGGGTCAGATCCTCGAAGCGGTTATTTTTATGAAGGAAACGCGGGAGGTTCAGACACTCTCGGACGTTTCATACCTCCTCAAGCTTGATAATCTTAGGACCGACCTTGAGAAGATGGCGCTTTCCGTTACTGCACTTGAACTTACATCTCAGATCATACACAGCCATGAACCGAATGAAGACCTTTTTCAGCTGCTTGTGAAGATGCTCTCCTGGATCAACGATCGTGAGCATGTATCAAGGATCATGTTTCCCTATCTGCAAATCAGGCTGGCCGATGCGGCGGGGGTCGGGCTTCAGCCGGATACTACAATTTCAAATGATTCGGGAACAGAATCCGGATCAGGGTATATGAACATTGAAAGCGGAACGATTTCTGAAATCGCAGAGGGAAGTGAGTCGATACGGCTTACACCCCTGCAGTTTGCCTTTGTGCGGGAATCGCTGCATTCTATGAATTCAGGTATTTTTACATTAAAATTGTCACAAAGTGAACTAAGTGAGCTCATTGAGTATTTAGACAGATACTTTCGGTACCATTTCGAGGGCACCCGGCCCAGAAAATCGGATGCCATTTTTGAGCAGATACTAAAAAACTAA
- a CDS encoding trypsin-like peptidase domain-containing protein — MKIRDKILSGILLVLIGVLLGMILMFFRQGTFSFDLAEVKVTEVNRSESPIWTDDELEKIDDRFVFKTIAKTVTPSVVYIETLINARDRREMSPGEEEDGGNFWDRYLPRTRTVGSGVIITADGYILTNNHVIESAVRDGINVTLDDKRTFDARVVGRDPSTDLAVLKIDAENLQNAVIGNSDRLEVGEWVLAIGNPFRLRSTVTAGIVSALSREVQIIDDLRRIESFIQTDAAINRGNSGGALVNTSGELIGINTAIATQTGSYQGYGFAVPSNLALKIARDIIEFGEVKRGLLGVTIESVTASTARRAGLNEISGVLIIDTVEDGAAAKAGVQSSDIILKVNGVAVSESNQLQEKVAMFRPDDQVTLTIWRDREELETDVVLEEMQPIVQETQTIPENNFDEEQLGPEPEMWEEIPGDENSGIEQQSFRELGFSIRALATPEDPDRFNLYLHRVQRGSEAWNRGLREGGEITEINGNRVHTLDEVEKEITDSLKNHRSLTFKIRTGQGTDGYYQLF, encoded by the coding sequence ATGAAGATTCGCGATAAAATACTTTCCGGAATCCTGCTGGTGCTCATCGGAGTGCTTTTGGGTATGATCCTGATGTTTTTCAGACAGGGTACCTTTTCCTTCGACCTTGCTGAAGTGAAGGTGACGGAGGTAAACAGAAGTGAATCTCCAATATGGACGGATGATGAGCTGGAAAAGATTGATGACCGGTTTGTTTTCAAAACGATTGCTAAAACCGTAACCCCGTCGGTTGTTTATATCGAAACACTGATCAATGCGCGCGATCGAAGAGAAATGAGTCCCGGAGAGGAGGAAGATGGTGGAAATTTTTGGGACCGGTATCTTCCGCGAACCCGTACGGTTGGCTCCGGTGTAATTATCACGGCCGACGGATATATTCTCACAAACAATCATGTTATTGAAAGTGCGGTACGGGATGGAATTAATGTTACGCTGGATGATAAGCGTACTTTTGATGCAAGGGTGGTGGGACGAGACCCCAGTACGGACCTGGCCGTGCTTAAAATTGATGCTGAAAACCTTCAGAATGCAGTGATTGGAAACTCAGATCGTCTGGAAGTGGGCGAATGGGTTCTGGCTATTGGCAATCCGTTCAGGCTCAGGTCTACGGTAACGGCAGGAATTGTAAGTGCCCTGAGCCGTGAAGTGCAAATCATAGATGACCTGAGGCGAATCGAAAGCTTTATTCAGACGGATGCGGCCATTAACCGCGGCAACAGCGGGGGTGCCCTGGTGAACACCAGCGGTGAACTGATTGGTATCAATACCGCCATAGCCACTCAGACGGGAAGCTATCAGGGATACGGTTTTGCAGTTCCCAGCAACCTGGCCCTCAAAATCGCGCGCGATATCATTGAATTCGGTGAGGTGAAAAGAGGACTTTTGGGTGTCACCATTGAATCGGTTACGGCAAGTACAGCCCGGAGAGCGGGGCTCAATGAAATTTCGGGCGTTCTTATCATAGATACGGTGGAGGACGGTGCGGCTGCAAAGGCCGGTGTACAATCATCCGATATCATTCTTAAAGTGAACGGTGTGGCGGTGAGTGAATCCAATCAGCTGCAGGAAAAAGTGGCCATGTTCCGTCCCGATGATCAGGTTACATTAACCATCTGGCGAGACCGGGAAGAGCTGGAAACGGATGTTGTGCTTGAAGAGATGCAGCCTATTGTGCAGGAGACGCAGACAATACCCGAAAACAACTTTGATGAAGAACAACTGGGGCCTGAGCCCGAGATGTGGGAAGAAATTCCAGGAGATGAGAACAGCGGCATTGAACAGCAAAGCTTCCGTGAACTTGGATTCAGCATTCGCGCACTTGCCACACCTGAAGATCCGGATCGTTTCAACCTCTATTTGCACCGTGTTCAAAGAGGTTCAGAAGCATGGAACAGAGGACTCAGGGAAGGAGGTGAAATTACGGAAATCAACGGGAATCGGGTTCATACCCTGGATGAAGTTGAAAAAGAGATTACCGATTCATTAAAAAACCATCGATCTTTGACATTCAAAATACGAACCGGTCAGGGTACTGACGGTTATTATCAGTTGTTCTAA
- a CDS encoding peptidylprolyl isomerase codes for MSKATIRTEKGDMQVEFFDDDAPGTVANFIKLSKDGFYDGLTFHRVIPEFVIQGGCPKGDGTGGPGYSIDCELDGEKQYHDRGVLSMAHAGRNTGGSQFFICYNRENTAHLDRNHTVFGKVTEGLNIIDDIRQGDKINEIVIADEE; via the coding sequence ATGAGCAAAGCAACAATCCGAACGGAAAAGGGTGACATGCAGGTGGAATTTTTTGATGACGATGCCCCCGGTACCGTGGCAAATTTTATTAAACTCTCGAAAGATGGATTTTATGACGGATTAACATTCCATCGTGTGATTCCGGAATTTGTAATTCAGGGCGGATGCCCCAAAGGGGACGGCACCGGAGGACCGGGCTACAGCATCGATTGTGAACTCGACGGAGAGAAGCAATACCATGACCGCGGTGTACTGTCGATGGCTCATGCAGGGCGCAATACGGGAGGATCTCAATTTTTTATCTGCTACAATCGCGAAAATACCGCTCATCTCGACAGAAACCATACGGTATTCGGCAAAGTGACGGAGGGGCTCAATATTATTGACGATATCCGCCAGGGAGACAAAATCAACGAGATCGTTATCGCCGACGAGGAGTAA
- a CDS encoding GMC oxidoreductase, whose protein sequence is MEIKTQGDRYDVVVVGSGAGGGMAAKILSEQGLSVAVVEAGGDYDPALDEYRTQLRWPWESPRRGAGTVRPFGDFDAAWGGWDIDGEPYTRKNGTGFDWFRSRMVGGRTNHWGRISLRFGPKDFRRKEIDGLGDNWPISYEDIKPYYDRVDKLIGVFGTNEGLEDDPDGFFLPPPKPRLHELYVKKGARQVDIPVIPSRLSILTRPVNNRRGACFFCNQCNRGCNVYGDFSSGSCLLQPAMERGKVDLYTMAMVREVTTNGSGEATGVIYIDKRDMKEYRIDARAVALGASACETARIMLNSKSPAHPNGLANSSGVVGRYLHDSTGADRMAILPELIDRERYNEDGVGGLHVYTPWWLDNSKLDFPRGYHLEYWGGMGMPMYGTGFGMDTMRQYVRDEMGNPSPNGGYGVGLMRDIRKLWGSTVGISGRGECIARYDNYCEIDPGTVDKYGIPVLRFNYTWSDHERQQARHMHDTFEEILTAMGGTLLGDKPGEDSDYGLHTPGRIIHEVGTTRMGDNPGSSVLNSYGQAHDCKNLFVVDAGSFVSQADKNPTWTILALSWRTSEYIADEMRKGNL, encoded by the coding sequence ATGGAGATTAAGACACAGGGCGACCGGTATGATGTAGTTGTTGTCGGTTCGGGGGCCGGCGGTGGTATGGCCGCAAAAATACTTTCTGAACAGGGACTTTCTGTAGCCGTAGTTGAAGCCGGTGGGGATTATGACCCCGCATTGGATGAATATCGCACACAGCTCCGCTGGCCGTGGGAGTCACCCAGAAGAGGCGCAGGTACCGTTCGTCCGTTTGGAGATTTTGATGCAGCATGGGGAGGCTGGGATATTGACGGGGAGCCCTATACCCGTAAAAACGGCACCGGTTTCGACTGGTTCAGGTCACGCATGGTGGGAGGCCGCACCAATCACTGGGGCCGGATTTCGCTGCGCTTCGGGCCAAAGGATTTCAGGCGAAAAGAGATCGACGGACTGGGCGATAACTGGCCCATCAGTTATGAGGATATCAAGCCCTATTACGACCGTGTTGACAAGCTGATCGGGGTGTTCGGCACCAATGAGGGACTTGAAGATGATCCGGATGGTTTTTTTCTGCCGCCACCCAAGCCAAGGCTTCACGAACTTTATGTAAAAAAAGGTGCCCGGCAGGTCGATATTCCGGTAATCCCGTCGCGGCTGTCCATACTTACGCGTCCCGTAAATAATCGCAGGGGCGCCTGCTTTTTCTGTAATCAGTGTAACCGCGGATGCAATGTGTATGGTGATTTTTCCTCCGGATCCTGTCTGCTGCAACCGGCTATGGAGCGCGGGAAGGTGGATCTTTATACCATGGCGATGGTTCGCGAAGTTACCACGAACGGCAGCGGCGAGGCCACCGGTGTAATCTATATCGACAAGCGCGATATGAAAGAGTACAGAATTGATGCAAGGGCAGTGGCCCTCGGAGCGTCGGCTTGTGAAACGGCACGAATAATGCTGAACTCTAAATCACCTGCGCATCCGAACGGCCTTGCAAACAGCAGCGGTGTAGTGGGCCGGTACCTTCATGATTCAACCGGCGCAGACCGGATGGCGATTCTTCCCGAACTGATTGACCGTGAGCGGTACAACGAGGACGGAGTTGGAGGGCTTCACGTCTATACGCCCTGGTGGCTTGACAACAGTAAACTCGATTTTCCGAGGGGCTACCACCTGGAGTATTGGGGAGGTATGGGAATGCCGATGTACGGAACCGGTTTCGGGATGGATACCATGCGGCAGTACGTACGGGATGAAATGGGCAATCCATCGCCCAATGGCGGTTACGGTGTGGGCCTGATGCGGGATATCCGAAAATTATGGGGCTCAACGGTGGGTATTTCAGGCCGGGGAGAGTGCATTGCGCGCTATGATAATTACTGTGAGATTGATCCCGGCACTGTCGATAAATACGGCATTCCGGTTCTGCGTTTCAACTACACGTGGAGTGATCATGAACGGCAGCAGGCCAGGCATATGCACGATACATTCGAGGAGATCCTTACTGCAATGGGCGGGACGCTTCTGGGTGATAAGCCGGGAGAAGACAGTGATTACGGACTGCATACGCCTGGAAGGATTATTCACGAAGTGGGAACAACCCGCATGGGTGACAATCCCGGCAGTTCGGTTTTGAACAGCTACGGCCAGGCACACGACTGTAAAAACCTGTTTGTTGTGGATGCAGGCTCTTTTGTGTCACAGGCTGACAAGAATCCAACCTGGACCATTCTTGCACTCTCCTGGAGAACATCGGAGTATATTGCCGATGAGATGCGGAAGGGAAATCTTTAA
- a CDS encoding gluconate 2-dehydrogenase subunit 3 family protein, translating into MDRRQHLKLLLAGSFGAGFLMSGGCTEEDRRTSEEIIRNNGGGYGRTPEEKALDEKLRSETFFTEEEMKMVAVLSDIIIPADGDSGSATDAGVPDFIEFMMKDYPPFQVPTRGGLMWLNSQCRSRFGSGFLDCSQDQRMEVIDDIAWPDSASSDMEYGVRFFNRMRNLAATGFFTSEMGIQYLGYVGNRPGFWDGVPDNVLRKHGLSYDRKTLEECIKLEERSRIAEWDEDGNLLNRS; encoded by the coding sequence ATGGACAGAAGACAACATCTTAAACTGCTGCTTGCCGGTTCGTTTGGTGCCGGATTTCTTATGAGCGGCGGCTGCACCGAGGAGGACCGCAGGACGAGCGAAGAAATTATAAGGAATAACGGGGGAGGTTACGGACGTACCCCTGAAGAAAAGGCCCTGGATGAAAAACTCAGGTCGGAGACCTTTTTTACAGAGGAGGAGATGAAGATGGTGGCGGTTCTGTCCGATATCATTATTCCGGCCGATGGAGACTCAGGAAGCGCAACGGATGCGGGGGTGCCCGACTTTATCGAGTTTATGATGAAAGATTACCCGCCTTTTCAGGTGCCGACGAGGGGAGGACTCATGTGGCTGAACAGTCAGTGCAGAAGCCGCTTCGGATCCGGTTTTCTGGACTGCAGCCAGGATCAGCGAATGGAGGTGATTGACGACATCGCGTGGCCCGACTCCGCATCATCCGATATGGAGTACGGTGTCAGGTTTTTTAACCGAATGAGAAATCTGGCCGCAACCGGCTTTTTCACCAGCGAGATGGGCATACAGTACCTGGGGTATGTCGGCAACCGGCCGGGATTCTGGGACGGTGTGCCTGACAATGTGCTTCGCAAGCATGGACTGAGCTATGACCGTAAAACGCTGGAAGAATGCATTAAGCTGGAGGAGCGCAGCCGCATTGCAGAGTGGGATGAAGACGGCAACCTGCTGAATCGCTCCTGA